GACCCGTACCTGCTCGGAGCCGCGGCAGGGGCCGGGATGGCTGCCACCATGGTGGTGGTCCTCGCCCCCGCCACCACCGGCTGGGTCGTCGGGCCACTGCCGATCGCCGCCTTCGCGGGCGCCCTGCTCGGGGTGGGGCTGAGCTGGCTGCTCGGCCGTTCCTCCGGCGGTACCGGCACGGCGACGCTGCTGCTGGCGGGGGTGGCGGTGGCCGCCTTCCTCACCGCCGTGCAGACCTTCGTGCAGCAGCTGAACACCGAGACGATCCGGCAGGTGTACACCTGGATGCTCGGCGGGCTGAACATCAGTGGCTGGCGTGAGGTGCTGCTGGCACTGCCGTATGTGGCGATCGCGGCCGTGGTGCTGTGCCTGTGCGCCCGGCTGCTGGACGTGCTGACCCTCGGGGACGCGGAGGCGGCCTCGCTCGGCGTCCGGCCGTCTCGCGTGCGGCTGCTGCTGCTCGCGGCCGCCTCCCTGGCCACGGCCGCCGCGGTGGCGGTGAGCGGGCTGATCGGGTTCGTCGGCATCGTGGTGCCACACCTGGTACGGCTGCTGGCCGGGGCGAGCTACCGGGTGATCGTGCCGCTGTCCCTGATCGGCGGCGCGGTCTTCCTGATCGTGGCCGACCACATCGCGAGCACGGTGCTGCCGGGTGAGCTGCCGCTTGGTGTGGTCACCGCCTTCGCAGGCGCCCCGTTCTTCCTGCTCATCCTGCGCACCACGAGGACCCGCCTGCCATGAGTGGCCCGTCTGCGACGAACGGGCCACTCATGGCGGTGAGCCTGCGGGGGGTGAGTGCGGGGTACGAGGGACGACGGGTGGTGCACGACGTCTCGGCCGAGGTGCCCGAGGGCAGCTGGCTGGCGATCGTCGGGCCGAACGGGGCGGGCAAGTCCACCCTGCTCAAGGCGACGGCCGGGCTGGTCGCCGCGGAGGGCACCATCGAGCTGCACGGCATGGCGGCGAACACGCTGTCCCGCAAGGAGAAGGCCCGCGAGGTCGGCTACGCCCCGCAGGATCCCGCACTCCCGGAAGGGCTCACCGTCACCGACTACGTCCTGCTCGGCCGCACCCCGCACCTCGGCACCCTCGCGCGGGAGAGCTCGCGCGATCTGTCCATTGTGGAAGAAGTGCTGGCGAGGCTGGACCTGGACGGCTTGGCAGGCAGGCCGTTACGCACACTGTCCGGCGGCGAGCGGCAGCGGGCGGTGCTGGCCAGGGTGCTGGCCCAGCGCACCAGGCTGTTGCTGCTGGACGAGCCGACCACCGGGCTGGACATCGGGCACGCCCAGGCCCTGCTGGAGCTGGTGGACCGGCTGCGCCGCGAGGACGGCATCACCGTGGTGTCCACCCTGCACGACCTCACCTTCGCCGCGCAGTACGCGAACCAGGTGCTGTTGCTGGACGGGGGCGAGGTCGTCGCGGCGGGCCCGGCGAGCGAGGTGGTCACCGCCGAGCGGCTGGCCCGCCACTACGCCGCCACCGTCGAGGTGCTCACCTCCACCCACGGCAACCTGGTCGTCGCCCCCACCCGTCCCCCACTGCTGTGAGTGGCCCGTTCCCTGCGAAAAATGCAGGGAACGGGCCACTCACAGCAGTCAGGCGGGGTGGTTACTGGCCGGGCTCGACCTTGCGTTCCTCGGTGGAGGGGGTCTCGCCGGAGTCCGGAGACGAGCCTGCTTCCGTGGTCTCGGGGGTCTCCGCGGCGGTGTTTTCGGCGTCTTCGGGATCCTGGGTGTCCGGCCGGGCCGCGGTGCCGCCGCTGCCGTCGTCGTCCTCGGTACCCCGGTCGCGCAGGGTCTCCGGAGCCTCCCTCGGACCGCGCCTGGCGGCGAGCACGATGTAGAGCACGGCACCGGCGAACACCAGCATCGAGGTCCAGACGTTCACCCGCAGGCCGAGGATGTGGTTGGCGGTGTCGGCGCGCATCATCTCGATCCAGAACCGGCCCGCGGTGTAGCCGGCCACGTACAGCGCGAACGCCCGGCCGTGCCCGAGCCGGAACCGCCGGTCGGCCCACACCACCAACAGCGCGACACCGAGGTTCCACAGCAGCTCGTAGAGGAAGGTGGGGTGCACGACCTTCTCCACGGTGTCCAGCGCCACCCCGCCGATCGGGTCGCTGAGCCCGGTCGCCGGGTCCACCCGGGGGTAGATCTCCAGGCCCCAGGGAACGTCGGTCTCCCGGCCGTAGAGTTCCTGGTTGAAGTAGTTGCCCAGCCTGCCAACGGCCTGCGCGACCACGATGCCGGGGGCGACCGCGTCGGCCACCGCGGGCAGCGGGATGCCCTTGCGGCGGCAGGCGAGCCAGGCACCGACCCCGCCCAGCGCGATGGCTCCCCAGATGCCGAGACCGCCGTCCCAGATCTTCAGCGCGTCCAGCGGGTTCTTACCCTCGCCGAAGTACAGCTGGTAGTCGGTGATCACGTGGTACAGGCGGCCACCGACAAGCCCGAACGGCACCGCGAACACCGCGATGTCGATGATGGCGCCCTTGCTGCCGCCGCGCTGCATCCAGCGGCGCTCGCCCCACCAGATCGCGATGACGATACCGGCGATGATGCACAGTGCGTAGGCGCGGATCGGGATCGGCCCCAGGTGCCACACCCCACGGTCGGGGCTCGGGATGTTGGCGAGGAAAGCTGCGGTCGCGGAATGCACGGGGTCACCGTAGCGTGCGCGACCACCCGGTGGTGCTCAGCCCTGGCGGGTCAGCGGGTACGAACGCCGTCGGCGAGCTCGGCGGACAGCGCGCGCACCGCCTCCGGACCCTCCGCGGCCTTGGTGACCAGGGCGGAACCCACGATCACCGCGTCGGCGAAGCCCGCGACCTCGGCGGCCTGCTCGCCGGAACGGACACCGAGGCCGACGCCGATCGGCAGTTCGGTGTGCGCCCGCGTGCGACGCACCAGCTCGGCCGCCTGCCCGCCCACGCTGTCCCTGGCTCCGGTGACACCCATGACCGCGGTGGCGTAAACGAAGCCCGAGCAGGCCCGCACGGTGTAGTCGATCCGCTCCTCCGAGGACGAGGGCGCCACCAGGAAGATCCGGTCCAGCCCGTGCGCGGTGGACGCCGCCATCCAGTCCCCTGCCTCGTCCGGGGTCAGGTCCGGGGTGATCATGCCGAGCCCGCCCGCCGCGGCAAGGTCGCGGGCGAAGGCGTCCGCCCCGTAGCGGCGCACCGGGTTCCAGTACGTCATCACCACGGCGCGGCCCCCGCGGGCCGACACCGACTCCACCACCTCGAACAGGTGCTTCAGCCGGAAACCGGCGGTGAGCGCGGCATCGGCGGCGGCCTGGATGGTCGGGCCGTCCATCACCGGGTCCGAGTACGGCACGCCGACCTCGACCAGGTCGGCCCCGCCGTCGATCATCGCGGCGAGCAGGTCCTTCGAGCCGGCCACCGTCGGGTACCCGGCTGGCAGGTAGCCCACCAGCGCGCCGCGATCCTCCGCGCGGGTCTGCTTGAACAGCTCATCCAGCCCCGGACCGCGCTCGCTCACAACTTCTCCTCGTCCACCAGCTCGAAGTACCGGGCCGCGGTGTCCACGTCCTTGTCCCCCCGGCCGGAGAGGCTGACCAGGATATGCGCCCCGGAACCGAGCTCCCGCCCCAGCTTCAGCGCCCCGGCGAGGGCGTGCGCCGACTCGATCGCCGGGATGATCCCCTCGGTGCGGGACAGCAACTGGAAGGCGTCCATCGCCTCGGCGTCGGTGACCGCGCGGTACTCGGCGCGGCCGGTGTCCTTGAGCCAGGAGTGCTCCGGCCCCACCCCGGGATAGTCCAGCCCGGCCGAGATCGAGTACGCCTCGATGGTCTGCCCGTCCTCGTCCTGCAGCAGGTAGGACAGCGCGCCGTGCAGCGTGCCAGGGGTGCCCTCGGTCAGGGTGGCACCGTGCTCCCCGCTGTCCACGCCCTTGCCACCGGGCTCGAACCCGACCAGCCGGACATCGGGGTCGTCGATGAAGCCGTGGAAGATACCGATCGCGTTGGAACCGCCACCGACACAGGCCGTCACGGCGTCCGGCAACCGGCCGGTCAGCTCGAGGATCTGCTCCCGGGCCTCCTCGCCGATCACCTTGTGGAAATTGCGCACCATCAACGGGAACGGATGCGCGCCCGCCGCGGTGCCCAGCAGGTAGTGGGTGGTGTCCACATTGGTCACCCAGTCCCGCAACGCCTCGTTGATCGCGTCCTTGAGCGTGCGTGACCCGGTGTTCACCGGGACGACCTCCGCCCCGAGCAGCCGCATCCTGGCCACGTTCAGCGCCTGCCGCTCGGTGTCCACCTCGCCCATGTAGACCACGCAGTCGAGGTCGAGCAGGGCGCAGGCGGTCGCGGTGGCCACCCCGTGCTGCCCGGCGCCGGTCTCGGCGATGACCCGCTTCTTGCCCATCCGCTTGGTGAGCAGCGCCTGGCCCAGCACGTTGTTGATCTTGTGCGAGCCGGTGTGGTTGAGATCCTCCCGCTTCAGGAAGATCCGCGCCCCGCCCGCGTGCTCGGCGAACCGTGGCGCCTCGGTGAGCAGCGAGGGCCTGCCGGCGTACCCGGAGAGCAGGCGGGCGAACTCCGCGGTGAACTCCGGGTCGATCCGCGCCTTGTCGTACTCGGCAGCCAGCTCGTCCAGCGCCCCGATCAACGCCTCCGGCATGAACCGTCCGCCGTACGGCCCGAAATGGCCGCGCTCGTCCGGGTCGTGCTCATCGTGCGGGGCCGAGCACGACGCGGCGCGGGGTGGTGTGTCCTCGCTCACCGGCTCGGCCTCGGGCAGGCCGGATGCGAGCCGGCGGTGACCAGTTTCACCAGTGCGCCCTTCGGATCGTCCGTGGCGACCAGGCCCTCACCGACCAGTACCGCGTCCGCGCCGTGCCCGGCATAGGCCATCAGGTCCCCCGGTCCGCGCACACCGGACTCGGCGATCTTGAGCACCTCCATCGGCAGCCCGGGAGCCAGCCGGGAGAAGACGTCCCGGTCCACCTCGAGGGTGTGCAGGTTGCGGGCGTTGATGCCGATCACCCGCGCGCCCGCCTCCAGCGCCCGGTCCGCCTCCTCGGCGTTGTGCACCTCGACCAGCGCGGTCATGCCAAGGGACTCGACCCGGTCCAGCAACGACACCAGCGCGTTCTGCTCCAGCGCGGCCACGATCAGCAACACCATGTCCGCACCGTGCATCCTGGCCTCGTGCACCTGGTACGGGCTGACGATGAAGTCCTTGCGCAGCAAGGGAACGTCCACCGCGGCACGCACCGCGTCGAAGTCGGCCAGCGACCCACCGAAGCGGCGCTGCTCGGTGAGCACACTGATCACCTTGGCGCCGGCTTCCTCGTAGTCCTTCGCCAGCGCGGCCGGGTCGGTGATCTGGGCGAGGTCGCCCTTGGACGGGCTGCGCCGCTTGACCTCGGCGATCACCCCGATGGCCGGGTCGTGCAGGGCCGCCATCGCGTCCCGAGGCGCGGGCGCCTCGGCGGCGCGGCGCTTCAGCTCGTCGAACGGCAGGGCCGCTTCCCGCTCGGCGAGGTCGGCCCGGACGTCCGCGACGATGTCTTCGAGAACGCTCACCGGCATGCCTCACCGGCGGTCGCGTTCACTCGTTCACTCGCAAGGTGGCTCACAAAAACCTTCCCCTTCCCGCCGAAATGATGCTAACCCGCGCGGACGGCCACGCGGGTGGCGGGTCGAGACTTTCAGTGCCTGTTCCCAAACGCGCGGCACGACCGGCTCGGCCGGGCTCCGACTCCGTCACCATTCGTCACCTTCGCAAGTTGTACGCCCGGCCTCGCCGCTCGTGGGCTGTCGCCGCGCGCGTTCTTTCGCTCACCCCGAGCAGCCGAGGACGGCTCCAGAGCGGGCTCTCAGCGACCCGCGGTGGGATCCCGGCCGTCGGAGAGTGCATCCCATAGATCGTAATCGTGTTCCACGGCCGAACGTTTCGCCGCGGGGGCGGAGTATTTGGCGCCCATCCGCGGCATCCGCGTGGCACCGCGCAGGCCGAGCACACCGGCCACCACGACCAGCAGGCCACCGCATGCGGCCAGCCCGTGTCCGGCGTAGATTTCCGCGATTTCCGCTCCGGGGACGCCGTCCGGGTAACCGTCCGTGCGCAGACCGTTCACCGCCACCCAGCAGGCCGCGAGTCCGGCGAGGACGAGCGCGCCCCCGAGCACACGTCGCGGCCAGCCGCCGGTCGCTACCATTCCGGCCACCCCGGCCAGCGCCAGTACCGCAAGCGGAACCAGCGCCCCCGCTGCCTGCGCACCGGTTTCGGTGTGCAGCACGGTTCCCCGCACCCCTGCGGCCCGGTGCTCGGCGAACCAGGTGAGCCGGGAAGCTCCCCACAGCGCGGCGGCGCCCAGCAGCAGACCGGCCACGACAGTCCATAGTAGACGTTTTCCGGCGGTCGTCGCGGCGGAACGTGCCGGATCAGACACCGGCCGTGTCCGTATCCGGTTCCAGTGCCGCAGCAGGCGCCATCGTCGCGGCCGCGGCCACGGCGGACAGCACCGTGCGCGCCTTGTTCAGGGACTCGGTGTCCTCGTAGGCGGCATCGGAGTCGGCGACGACCCCGCCACCGGCCTGCACGTAGGCGGTCCCCTCGCGCATCAGCGCGGTGCGGATGGCGATCGCGGTGTCCGCGTCGCCCGCGAAGTCGAGATACCCCACCACGCCACCGTAGAGCGCGCGGCGGGTGGGTTCGAGTTCCTCGATCAGCTCCATGGCCCGCACCTTGGGCGCCCCAGAAAGGGTTCCCGCGGGGAAGCAGGCGAGCACCGCGTCGAAGGCGGTCCTGCCATCGGCCAGCTCGCCGGTGACCGTGGACACGATGTGCATCACATGGCTGTAGCGCTCGATCTGGAAGAAGTCCACCACGTGCACGCTGCCCGGCTCGCAGACCTTGCCGAGGTCGTTGCGGCCGAGGTCGACCAGCATCAGATGCTCGGAACGCTCCTTGTCGTCGGCGAGCAGCCCCTTGGCCAGCTGGGCGTCCTCGTCCGGGTCGGCGCCACGCCAGCGCGTGCCCGCGATCGGGTGCGTGCTCGCCTTCCCGTCCCGAACGGTGACCAGCGACTCCGGGCTGGAGCCGACGATGTCGAAGCCGTCCATCCGCAGCAGGTACATGTACGGACTCGGGTTGGAGGTGCGCAGCACCCGGTAGACGTCCAGCGGGTCGGCCCCGGTGCGCATCTCGAACCGTTGCGAGGGCACGATCTGGAACGCTTCACCGGCGTGGATGGCTTCCACCGCCTTGTGCACGGCCGCGTGGAACTCCGCCTCGCTGCGCCTGCGGGTGAACTCCGGCGCCGGGCGGTCGAACACCGCGTTACTGGCCGGGGCCGGCTCGGCGAGCTGCCCGGTCATCCGGTCCAGCCTGCGCACGGCGTCGTCGTAGGCCGCGTCCACCCGCTCCGGGGAGTCGTCCCAGTTCACCGCGTTCGCGATCAGCGTGACGGTGCCCTCGTGGTGGTCGAAGGCGGCCAGGTCGGTGGCCAGCAGCATGGTCAGCTCGGGGATGTCGATGTCCCGCTCGGCCAGCTCGGGCAGCCGCTCCACCCAGCGCACGGCGTCGTAGCCGATGTAGCCGACCATGCCGCCGGTGAGCGGGGGCATGCCCGGCAGCGGCTCGGTGTGCAGCAGCTCGATGGTCTCCCGCAGCACGGAGAGCGGATCGCCCTCGGTTGGCAATCCGGCCACCGGGGTGCCGGTCCACACCGCCCTGCCGTCCCGTACGGTCAGCGCCGCCGGGCTGTGCACCCCGATGAAGGACCAGCGCGACCAGGACTTGCCGTTCTCGGCAGACTCGAGCAGGAAGGTGCCCGGACGGTCGCCTGCCAGCCTGCGGTAGAGCGAGAGCGGGGTGTCGGCGTCGGCGAGCAGCCGCCGCACCACGGGGATCACCCTGCGCCCCTCGGCCAGCAGGCGGAACTCGCTCCTGCTCGGGCTGACCGCGCCGAGCCCGGCCTTGCGGAGCACACCGGCCGCGGTGCCGGCGGATGGGGAATCGACCATGGCGTTCATTGTGCCGCTCGGCCCGCCGCGGGGCCTGGGCGGCCGCCATCCGCTCAATTCATGTGACGTTGAATTATTGCCCGGCAGAGGTCATCATAGGGACATGAGCTCCGCCAGTGAAACCACACCTGCCAAGCGCCGGGGCAGGCGGCCGGCAGGCCAGGACACCCGCGCCGCCCTGCTGGAGGCCGCCCGCGCGGTCTTCGCCGAGTCCGGCTACGAGGGCGCGACCGTGCGCGGGATCGCCACCAAGGCCGGGGTGGACGCGGCGATGGTGAACCACTGGTTCGGCAGCAAGGAGGGCCTGTTCGCGCAGGCGGTGCTGGAACTGCCGTTCAACCCGGCCGAGCTGCTGGACAGCCTGCTGAGCGGCCCGGTGGAGGAGCTGAGCGAGCGGATCGTGCGGACCTTCCTGACCCGCTGGGACGAGAGCGGCGGCGGGATGTTCGCGGCGCTGGTGCGCAGTGTCGCCGGGCACGAGCAGGTGGCCCAGGTGCTGCGCGAGTTCTTCCTCAACCACCTGTTCAACCGGCTCGCCGACAAGGTCGGTGGCGAGGACGCCCAGTTCCGGGCGACGCTGTGCGCGTCCCAGATCATCGGCATGGGCATGATCCGCTACGTGGCCCGGTTCGAGCCGCTGGCCTCGACCGACATCGAGACCATGGTCACCGCCGTGGCCCCCACCCTGCAGCGCTACCTCACCGGTTCCATCAGCTGACCGGTCAGTCCTGGGTGAGCAGGAGGCGGTCGGCGGTGTCGAAGCAGGTGCGGGCGCCGGTGTGGCAGGCGGGCCCGGTCTGGTCCACGCGCACCAGCAGGGTGTCGCCGTCGCAGTCGATGCGGACCTCGCGCACGTGCTGGGTGTGTCCCGAGGTCTCCCCCTTCACCCACAGGCGCTGCCTGCTGCGTGAGTAGTAGGTGGCCTGCCGGGTGGTGAGGGTGCGTTCCAGCGCCTCGTCGTCCATCCACGCCACCATCAGCACCTCGGCGGTTGCGTGCTCGACGACCACGGCGCAGACCAGCCCGTCCGGGGTGCGCTTGAGCCGCTCCGCCACGGCGGGGTCGAGGCTCATGCCCGGTCCTCCCCCAGCACGTAGCGCCGCATCGGCAGGGAGTTCAGCAGCACCCCGGAGTAGATGTACCCGCCTGCCGCCAGGATCGAGAACAGCTTCACCCACAGCATCGCGGCCACCAGCAGGGCGAACACGTGCACTATGGCGAACACGACCACCACCACGTACCCGGCGATCCGGAAGAAAGGGCTGCCCCTGCCGATGCCCGCGGCCACGATCCCGCCGAACAGCAGGCTGGTCAGCGGGATCATCAGCCCCCGCCCGGTGGCATCGGCCGAGACCATCATGAACAGCACCAGCAGCGTGTACACCACCGGAACGCCGACCAGCAGCGCCATGGTCACCTTCACCTCGGTGGGCGCCTGCCTGCCGCGCGCGCTGAGCTTCATCGGACCTCGACACCCCCCGCCCGCAGCGCCGACTTGACCTCGCCGATCTTCAGCTCACCGAAGTGGAACACGCTGGCGGCCAGCACGGCGTCCGCCCCGGCGCGCACCGCGGGCAGGAAGTGCTGCACCGCGCCCGCGCCGCCGCTGGCGATCACCGGAACCCGCACCGCGGCCCGCACCAGCCGGATCAGCTCCAGGTCGAACCCGGCCTTGGTGCCGTCGGCGTCCATCGAGTTCAACAGGATCTCGCCGACCCCGAGCTCCTCGCCACGGGCGGCCCACTCGATCGCGTCGATGCCGGTGCCCCTGCGCCCGCCGTGCGTGGTCACCTCGAACCCGGACGCGGTCGGCTGCCCGCCCTCGGGCACCCGGCGAGCGTCCACCGAGAGCACGACGCACTGTGCGCCGAACCGCTGGGATGCCTCCCGCAGCAGCTCCGGCCTGGCGATCGCGGCGGTGTTGATGCTCGCCTTGTCCGCCCCGGCCCGCAGCAGCCGGTTCACGTCCTCGGCGCTGCGCACCCCGCCACCCACGGTCAGCGGGATGAACACCTGCTCCGCCGTGCGGCGGACCACCTCGTAGGTGGTCTCCCGGTCCCCGGAGGAGGCCGTGACGTCCAGGAAGGTCAGCTCATCGGCACCCTCGGCGTCATAGGCGCGCGCCAGCTCCACCGGATCGCCCGCGTCCCGCAGGCCGGTGAAGTTGACGCCCTTCACCACCCGGCCCGCGTCGACATCCAGGCACGGAATCACTCTCACCGCGACGGACATGCCCGTCAGCGTACGGGGCGGCGGGCGGAGGGCGTCACCCGGCGAACAGCACCGCGCGGCCCACCGCCACCAGGTCGGTTGCCACGCCGGGGCGGGCGCGCAGCGGTGCGCGGCGGGTCACGTCGTTCACGATCATGATCACGGCCTGGACCACCACCCGCGCCTGGCCCGCGTCCAGCGCGCGGACCTCGCGCAGCAGCCGTACCCACTCCTCGATGCCGGCGCGCTGGATCCGGCGGAACCTGCCGGCCTCCTCCGGCGGGAGGTGGACGCTCTCGCTGACCAGGGTGCCGATCAGGTCAGGGTGCCGCAGGGTGACCGCCACGTAGTAACGCAGCAACAGCTCGAGGCATTCGGCCGCGGTGCCGCCCTCGGCCAGTGAGCGCGCGGTGTAGTGCCGGGTCCA
The sequence above is drawn from the Amycolatopsis aidingensis genome and encodes:
- a CDS encoding FecCD family ABC transporter permease, which gives rise to MSRTTSLRPRTVVLGLLALVLVMLLSVLVGASDLGWQRVLAEIGAQLTGGTSPLSEREAAIVWQLRVPRVLLAGLVGAALASSGAAFQGVFRNPLADPYLLGAAAGAGMAATMVVVLAPATTGWVVGPLPIAAFAGALLGVGLSWLLGRSSGGTGTATLLLAGVAVAAFLTAVQTFVQQLNTETIRQVYTWMLGGLNISGWREVLLALPYVAIAAVVLCLCARLLDVLTLGDAEAASLGVRPSRVRLLLLAAASLATAAAVAVSGLIGFVGIVVPHLVRLLAGASYRVIVPLSLIGGAVFLIVADHIASTVLPGELPLGVVTAFAGAPFFLLILRTTRTRLP
- a CDS encoding ABC transporter ATP-binding protein, whose product is MSGPSATNGPLMAVSLRGVSAGYEGRRVVHDVSAEVPEGSWLAIVGPNGAGKSTLLKATAGLVAAEGTIELHGMAANTLSRKEKAREVGYAPQDPALPEGLTVTDYVLLGRTPHLGTLARESSRDLSIVEEVLARLDLDGLAGRPLRTLSGGERQRAVLARVLAQRTRLLLLDEPTTGLDIGHAQALLELVDRLRREDGITVVSTLHDLTFAAQYANQVLLLDGGEVVAAGPASEVVTAERLARHYAATVEVLTSTHGNLVVAPTRPPLL
- the lgt gene encoding prolipoprotein diacylglyceryl transferase, producing MHSATAAFLANIPSPDRGVWHLGPIPIRAYALCIIAGIVIAIWWGERRWMQRGGSKGAIIDIAVFAVPFGLVGGRLYHVITDYQLYFGEGKNPLDALKIWDGGLGIWGAIALGGVGAWLACRRKGIPLPAVADAVAPGIVVAQAVGRLGNYFNQELYGRETDVPWGLEIYPRVDPATGLSDPIGGVALDTVEKVVHPTFLYELLWNLGVALLVVWADRRFRLGHGRAFALYVAGYTAGRFWIEMMRADTANHILGLRVNVWTSMLVFAGAVLYIVLAARRGPREAPETLRDRGTEDDDGSGGTAARPDTQDPEDAENTAAETPETTEAGSSPDSGETPSTEERKVEPGQ
- the trpA gene encoding tryptophan synthase subunit alpha, yielding MSERGPGLDELFKQTRAEDRGALVGYLPAGYPTVAGSKDLLAAMIDGGADLVEVGVPYSDPVMDGPTIQAAADAALTAGFRLKHLFEVVESVSARGGRAVVMTYWNPVRRYGADAFARDLAAAGGLGMITPDLTPDEAGDWMAASTAHGLDRIFLVAPSSSEERIDYTVRACSGFVYATAVMGVTGARDSVGGQAAELVRRTRAHTELPIGVGLGVRSGEQAAEVAGFADAVIVGSALVTKAAEGPEAVRALSAELADGVRTR
- the trpB gene encoding tryptophan synthase subunit beta, coding for MPEAEPVSEDTPPRAASCSAPHDEHDPDERGHFGPYGGRFMPEALIGALDELAAEYDKARIDPEFTAEFARLLSGYAGRPSLLTEAPRFAEHAGGARIFLKREDLNHTGSHKINNVLGQALLTKRMGKKRVIAETGAGQHGVATATACALLDLDCVVYMGEVDTERQALNVARMRLLGAEVVPVNTGSRTLKDAINEALRDWVTNVDTTHYLLGTAAGAHPFPLMVRNFHKVIGEEAREQILELTGRLPDAVTACVGGGSNAIGIFHGFIDDPDVRLVGFEPGGKGVDSGEHGATLTEGTPGTLHGALSYLLQDEDGQTIEAYSISAGLDYPGVGPEHSWLKDTGRAEYRAVTDAEAMDAFQLLSRTEGIIPAIESAHALAGALKLGRELGSGAHILVSLSGRGDKDVDTAARYFELVDEEKL
- the trpC gene encoding indole-3-glycerol phosphate synthase TrpC, whose translation is MSVLEDIVADVRADLAEREAALPFDELKRRAAEAPAPRDAMAALHDPAIGVIAEVKRRSPSKGDLAQITDPAALAKDYEEAGAKVISVLTEQRRFGGSLADFDAVRAAVDVPLLRKDFIVSPYQVHEARMHGADMVLLIVAALEQNALVSLLDRVESLGMTALVEVHNAEEADRALEAGARVIGINARNLHTLEVDRDVFSRLAPGLPMEVLKIAESGVRGPGDLMAYAGHGADAVLVGEGLVATDDPKGALVKLVTAGSHPACPRPSR
- a CDS encoding Trp biosynthesis-associated membrane protein produces the protein MAGLLLGAAALWGASRLTWFAEHRAAGVRGTVLHTETGAQAAGALVPLAVLALAGVAGMVATGGWPRRVLGGALVLAGLAACWVAVNGLRTDGYPDGVPGAEIAEIYAGHGLAACGGLLVVVAGVLGLRGATRMPRMGAKYSAPAAKRSAVEHDYDLWDALSDGRDPTAGR
- a CDS encoding anthranilate synthase component I; amino-acid sequence: MVDSPSAGTAAGVLRKAGLGAVSPSRSEFRLLAEGRRVIPVVRRLLADADTPLSLYRRLAGDRPGTFLLESAENGKSWSRWSFIGVHSPAALTVRDGRAVWTGTPVAGLPTEGDPLSVLRETIELLHTEPLPGMPPLTGGMVGYIGYDAVRWVERLPELAERDIDIPELTMLLATDLAAFDHHEGTVTLIANAVNWDDSPERVDAAYDDAVRRLDRMTGQLAEPAPASNAVFDRPAPEFTRRRSEAEFHAAVHKAVEAIHAGEAFQIVPSQRFEMRTGADPLDVYRVLRTSNPSPYMYLLRMDGFDIVGSSPESLVTVRDGKASTHPIAGTRWRGADPDEDAQLAKGLLADDKERSEHLMLVDLGRNDLGKVCEPGSVHVVDFFQIERYSHVMHIVSTVTGELADGRTAFDAVLACFPAGTLSGAPKVRAMELIEELEPTRRALYGGVVGYLDFAGDADTAIAIRTALMREGTAYVQAGGGVVADSDAAYEDTESLNKARTVLSAVAAAATMAPAAALEPDTDTAGV
- a CDS encoding TetR/AcrR family transcriptional regulator; translated protein: MSSASETTPAKRRGRRPAGQDTRAALLEAARAVFAESGYEGATVRGIATKAGVDAAMVNHWFGSKEGLFAQAVLELPFNPAELLDSLLSGPVEELSERIVRTFLTRWDESGGGMFAALVRSVAGHEQVAQVLREFFLNHLFNRLADKVGGEDAQFRATLCASQIIGMGMIRYVARFEPLASTDIETMVTAVAPTLQRYLTGSIS
- the hisI gene encoding phosphoribosyl-AMP cyclohydrolase, whose amino-acid sequence is MSLDPAVAERLKRTPDGLVCAVVVEHATAEVLMVAWMDDEALERTLTTRQATYYSRSRQRLWVKGETSGHTQHVREVRIDCDGDTLLVRVDQTGPACHTGARTCFDTADRLLLTQD
- the hisF gene encoding imidazole glycerol phosphate synthase subunit HisF; the protein is MSVAVRVIPCLDVDAGRVVKGVNFTGLRDAGDPVELARAYDAEGADELTFLDVTASSGDRETTYEVVRRTAEQVFIPLTVGGGVRSAEDVNRLLRAGADKASINTAAIARPELLREASQRFGAQCVVLSVDARRVPEGGQPTASGFEVTTHGGRRGTGIDAIEWAARGEELGVGEILLNSMDADGTKAGFDLELIRLVRAAVRVPVIASGGAGAVQHFLPAVRAGADAVLAASVFHFGELKIGEVKSALRAGGVEVR